A stretch of Plasmodium sp. gorilla clade G2 genome assembly, contig: PADLG01_00_8, whole genome shotgun sequence DNA encodes these proteins:
- a CDS encoding stevor PIR protein, putative, translated as MLFCTIKSFIFSIILGTLTLIYNKDRNGLYKNLKYDNIVLGSINYRSLAELSHDHRTNQKHKNNQLREYQKTKEEQYKKNKYPNDDAKTKQKIPQGTENKNTGTPNKMSSKKKTYGNEKEEKSNISARRLRYLEMQRKLYNDCEVKEDWELQNDSDDEYKYGWKKCLNIFFIILLIITGHCHYFCMSWKNKKNKGK; from the exons ATGTTATTTTGTACCattaaatcatttatattttcaatcaTATTAGGAACACTAACCTTAATTTATAAT AAGGACCGTAATggcttatataaaaatttgaaaTATGATAACATCGTATTAGGGTCAATAAATTATAGATCCTTAGCAGAATTATCGCATGATCATAGAACAAAtcaaaaacataaaaataaccAATTAAGAGAATACCAAAAAACTAAAGAAGAAcaatacaaaaaaaacaaatatccAAACGATGATGCAAAAACGAAACAGAAAATACCACAAGGaacagaaaataaaaatactgGAACACCAAATAAAATGagttctaaaaaaaaaacatatggtaatgaaaaagaagaaaaatcaAACATATCTGCTCGTCGCCTTAGATATTTGGAAATGCAAAGAAAGCTTTATAATGATTGTGAAGTAAAAGAAGACTGGGAGCTTCAGAATGATTCAgatgatgaatataaatatgggTGGAAAAAATGCTtgaatatcttttttattatattgttaaTAATCACTGGTCATTGCCACTATTTTTGTATGTcttggaaaaataaaaaaaataaagggaAATAG
- a CDS encoding DnaJ protein, putative — MRNLTKLYSKLNNKYVPIFPFDNNRNRCKKSVLLKCLSSRSNFLLTSGIILYIFLLIINLYDARYASNFIVICDRNLSETSSSKSSGNYNERLFEINNLSNTQNNGITYDKESNDLFKKRENYPGNFNNDDISKRSIKSKTDVGCKESNISKKVGDSKIPGRTNKVIESDVLCTMMSSLETIDSNKNIKETVPNVSKKSKKDVESKKVNKCKKSEGLNDINESRKTRKKNVSTKSNNNNNLSVENEKDSVSESFEKVWEDHMKEGVFLDGERDTSHRKETDDEKEHKRNDYEEEKKKNDFDKRRKNVSSPDNRFEHPDTTYYDILNVSPDADSSEIKKSYYKLALEYHPDKNPGDEEAKVKFQKVNEAYQILSDKEKRAQYDSIGMQCVDDVTLIDPSLLFMMLFSSEKLCDYIGVYDLTYMFNFIMRSMNEGHANGIIFNMFGFMNKFFDKFKKDQEDREFDLAVSLKYRLEGYVNGDDNWEKQLENEIGDLLESNFSGHILESVGWIYENVAKCYILKNTTFMGWGARSAKKEYKKRYKMNYKCVFRSIFNTMGMLANFVMNPPPFMIDEGNKNYNNMTQIKSNESTSNNCTICSMSSNRGPYSLQNIKRQSDYNNKLTMETYMKKIFDSLMSTIVTLFLNIIEGTVRTSCKMVLIELDVDKDTLFKRAEGMKLLGEKMQKLANIKKRESENKEMDSMDLIEKAIKEAKLKMKSYKTEN; from the exons aTGAGAAATTTGACGaaattatattcaaaattaAATAACAAATATGTACCCATATTTCCTTTTGATAACAATAGGAATAGGTGTAAAAAATctgtattattaaaatgtttaaGTTCTAGGTCTAATTTTTTGTTAACATCtggaataatattatatatctttttactA aTTATAAATTTGTATGATGCTAGATATGCTTCAAATTTTATTGTAATATGCGATAGAAATTTAAGTGAAACGAGTAGCTCTAAAAGTTCTggaaattataatgaaaggTTATtcgaaataaataatttgagTAATACACAAAATAATGGAATTACATATGACAAGGAATCAAATGATTTGTTTAAAAAGCGTGAAAACTATCCTggtaattttaataatgatgatatatctAAAAGATCAATTAAATCTAAAACAGATGTAGGATGTAAGGAATCCAACATATCTAAAAAAGTAGGAGATTCTAAAATTCCAGGTAGAACAAATAAAGTAATTGAATCTGATGTATTATGTACAATGATGTCATCTTTAGAAACAATtgattcaaataaaaatataaaggaaaCAGTACCTAACGtatcaaaaaaaagtaaaaaagaTGTAGAAAGTAAGAAAGTGAATAAATGTAAGAAAAGTGAAGGACttaatgatattaatgaATCCAGAAAAAcacgaaaaaaaaatgtgtcaacgaaatcaaataataataataatttatcagTTGAAAATGAGAAAGATAGTGTATCTGAATCTTTTGAAAAAGTTTGGGAGGATCATATGAAGGAAGGTGTTTTTTTAGATGGAGAGAGAGATACATCACATAGGAAAGAGACtgatgatgaaaaagaacataaaagaaatgattatgaggaagaaaaaaaaaaaaacgattttgataaaagaagaaaaaatgttTCATCTCCTGATAACAGATTTGAACATCCAGACACAacatattatgatatattaaatgtaagTCCAGATGCAGATTCAagtgaaattaaaaaaagctATTATAAATTAGCTTTAGAGTATCATCCGGACAAGAATCCAGGAGATGAAGAAGCAAAAGTAAAATTTCAAAAAGTGAATGAAGCATATCAAATATTAagtgataaagaaaaaagagcTCAATATGATAGTATAGGTATGCAATGTGTTGATGATGTGACATTAATTGATCCATCTCTTTTATTTATGATGTTGTTTAGTTCTGAAAAGTTATGTGATTATATTGGAGTGTATGATTTGACATACatgtttaattttataatgagATCAATGAATGAAGGACATGCTAATGggattatatttaatatgtttGGATTTATGAATAAGTTTTTTGATAAATTTAAGAAAGATCAAGAAGACAGAGAATTTGATTTGGCAgtttctttaaaatatagGTTAGAAGGATATGTAAACGGTGATGATAATTGGGAGAAACAATTGGAAAATGAAATAGGTGATTTACTTGAATCTAATTTTTCTGGTCATATTTTAGAATCTGTGGGATGGATATATGAGAATGTAgcaaaatgttatatattaaagaatacAACATTTATGGGATGGGGTGCGAGATCAgcaaaaaaggaatataagaAGAGATacaaaatgaattataaGTGTGTTTTTAGAAGTATTTTTAATACCATGGGTATGTTAGCAAATTTTGTAATGAATCCTCCTCCATTTATGATAGATGAAGGaaataagaattataataacatgACACAAATTAAGAGTAATGAAAGTACAAGTAATAATTGTACTATATGTAGTATGAGTAGTAATAGGGGACCTTATAgtttacaaaatattaaaagacaaagtgattataataataaattaacaaTGGAaacatatatgaaaaaaatattcgaTTCGTTGATGTCAACAATTGTTACgttatttttgaatattatcGAAGGAACTGTTAGAACAAGTTGTAAAATGGTTTTAATTGAATTAGATGTAGATAAAGATACCTTATTTAAACGAGCGGAAGGTATGAAATTATTAGGGGAAAAGATGCAAAAATTGGCTAACATAAAAAAACGAGAAagtgaaaataaagaaatggATTCTATGGACCTTATAGAAAAAGCTATAAAGGAAGCAAAATTGAAAATGAAATCCTATAAGACGGAAAATTGA